The Ensifer adhaerens genome contains a region encoding:
- a CDS encoding alpha/beta hydrolase fold domain-containing protein: MGEQFKVETMQTGQGSCTARVYRGETLLNPPPIVLHLHGGSFVGGTIAAGERVAEALAAAGAVVISPEYSAACLNPFPAALDVAYAMLSSMRARCPQFAHKKSSLFVAGEEAGGNVAAGAALMARDQYLTDLKGQILLSPMLDPCLATASFRQYCPQSSAQSIADGWQRYLGQNGGFTHPYAAPAHCTRLAGLVPSLIVTSEECPMRDEAEAYAERLRKAGVAVESHVLPGRAGWLPQNAGTGESWSAQQKEITGIFARFFQKAGAKPAEMTVR; this comes from the coding sequence ATGGGCGAACAGTTCAAAGTGGAGACGATGCAGACGGGCCAAGGCTCGTGCACCGCACGCGTCTACCGCGGCGAGACCCTGCTTAATCCGCCGCCGATCGTACTGCACCTGCATGGCGGCTCCTTCGTCGGCGGAACGATCGCTGCCGGCGAGCGCGTTGCCGAGGCACTCGCGGCAGCCGGAGCGGTGGTGATATCTCCGGAATATTCCGCGGCCTGCCTCAACCCCTTTCCCGCGGCCCTCGATGTCGCCTATGCCATGCTGTCGTCGATGCGCGCGCGCTGCCCGCAGTTCGCACACAAGAAGTCGTCGCTGTTCGTGGCCGGCGAAGAGGCTGGCGGCAATGTCGCCGCCGGGGCCGCGCTGATGGCGCGAGACCAGTATCTGACCGATCTCAAGGGCCAGATCCTGCTGTCGCCGATGCTGGATCCGTGCCTGGCAACGGCATCGTTCCGTCAATACTGTCCCCAGTCCTCGGCGCAATCGATCGCCGACGGCTGGCAGCGCTATCTCGGCCAGAACGGTGGCTTCACCCACCCTTACGCCGCGCCGGCCCACTGTACGCGGCTCGCCGGCCTCGTGCCTTCGCTGATCGTGACCAGCGAAGAGTGCCCGATGCGCGACGAGGCTGAAGCCTATGCCGAGCGCCTGCGCAAGGCGGGCGTGGCGGTCGAATCCCACGTGCTGCCCGGACGCGCCGGATGGTTGCCGCAGAACGCAGGCACCGGCGAAAGCTGGTCGGCACAGCAGAAGGAAATTACCGGCATCTTCGCCCGCTTCTTCCAGAAGGCGGGGGCAAAGCCGGCGGAAATGACGGTGCGTTAG
- the def gene encoding peptide deformylase: protein MTIKPLIILPDPVLRQVSTPIETVDADVRRLADDMLETMYDAPGIGLAAIQIGVARRMLVLDVSKEGDEKTPLVFINPEIVASSDTYSVYEEGCLSIPDYYAEVERPAVITVKHLDRDGKEQTIEAEGLLATCLQHEIDHLNGVLFIDHISKLKRDMVIRKFTKAAKTRGAKAI from the coding sequence ATGACCATCAAGCCGCTTATCATCCTTCCCGATCCTGTGCTTCGCCAGGTTTCAACGCCGATCGAAACCGTCGACGCGGACGTCCGCCGTCTGGCCGATGACATGCTCGAAACCATGTACGATGCCCCCGGCATCGGCCTTGCCGCGATCCAGATCGGTGTCGCCAGGCGCATGCTGGTGCTCGACGTTTCGAAAGAGGGCGACGAGAAGACGCCACTTGTCTTCATCAACCCCGAGATCGTCGCTTCGTCCGACACCTATTCGGTTTACGAGGAAGGCTGCCTGTCGATCCCGGACTACTACGCCGAGGTCGAGCGCCCCGCTGTCATCACCGTCAAGCACCTCGACCGCGACGGCAAGGAACAGACGATCGAGGCCGAAGGCCTGCTCGCCACCTGCCTGCAGCACGAGATCGACCACCTGAACGGCGTGTTGTTCATCGACCACATCTCCAAGCTCAAGCGCGACATGGTGATCCGCAAGTTCACCAAGGCTGCCAAGACGCGCGGCGCAAAGGCGATCTGA
- the dapE gene encoding succinyl-diaminopimelate desuccinylase yields the protein MTSTDPIANLATLIRCPSVTPAEGGALAALEAMLKPLGFAVDRVMAKEAGTPDIENLYARLGTEGPHLMFAGHTDVVPVGDEAAWSHGPFSADIAGGEMYGRGAVDMKGGIACFVAAIARHVEKHGAPKGSVSFLITGDEEGPAINGTTKLLQWAADKGERWDACLVGEPTNPESLGDMIKIGRRGSLSGRITVHGVQGHAAYPHLADSPVRGILQLTQALMDPPFDNGTESFQPSNLEVTTIDVGNSAVNVIPAKATAAFNIRFNDTWTADSLMAEIIARLDRAAASGSLRPDRAPVRYEIVWAERPSHVFLTRNNALIDSLSGAVEAVTGRQPKLSTTGGTSDARFIKDYCPVVEFGLVGQTMHMVDERVAVADLETLTNIYETFIARWFGHAAA from the coding sequence ATGACCTCCACCGATCCGATCGCCAATCTCGCCACCCTCATTCGTTGCCCCTCAGTCACCCCGGCCGAAGGCGGCGCGCTTGCAGCCCTTGAAGCCATGCTGAAGCCGCTCGGCTTCGCGGTCGACCGCGTGATGGCCAAGGAGGCTGGCACGCCCGACATCGAGAACCTTTATGCGCGGCTTGGAACCGAAGGCCCGCATCTGATGTTTGCCGGGCATACGGATGTCGTTCCCGTCGGCGACGAGGCCGCCTGGAGCCACGGTCCGTTTTCGGCCGACATTGCCGGCGGCGAGATGTATGGCCGCGGCGCCGTCGACATGAAGGGCGGCATCGCCTGCTTCGTCGCGGCAATCGCCCGCCATGTCGAAAAGCATGGCGCCCCGAAGGGCTCGGTCTCCTTCCTCATCACCGGCGACGAAGAGGGACCGGCGATCAATGGCACCACCAAGCTCTTGCAATGGGCGGCCGACAAGGGCGAGCGCTGGGATGCGTGCCTGGTCGGCGAACCGACCAACCCGGAGAGCCTTGGCGACATGATCAAGATCGGCCGGCGCGGCTCGCTGTCCGGCCGCATCACCGTTCACGGCGTGCAGGGCCATGCGGCCTATCCTCATCTCGCCGACAGCCCGGTGCGCGGCATCCTGCAGCTGACGCAGGCGCTGATGGACCCACCCTTCGACAACGGCACCGAGAGCTTTCAGCCCTCCAATCTCGAAGTGACGACGATCGATGTCGGCAACAGTGCCGTCAACGTCATTCCGGCCAAGGCGACGGCCGCCTTCAACATCCGCTTCAACGACACATGGACGGCGGATAGCCTGATGGCCGAGATCATCGCCCGGCTCGACCGTGCCGCGGCAAGCGGTAGCCTGCGTCCGGACCGCGCCCCCGTTCGCTACGAAATCGTCTGGGCCGAGCGCCCGAGCCACGTGTTTCTCACGCGCAACAACGCGCTGATCGATTCGCTCTCCGGCGCGGTCGAAGCCGTCACGGGGCGCCAGCCGAAGCTGTCGACGACCGGCGGAACCTCGGATGCGCGCTTCATCAAGGACTATTGCCCGGTGGTCGAGTTCGGCCTCGTCGGCCAGACGATGCACATGGTCGACGAACGGGTCGCCGTCGCCGACCTCGAGACCCTGACCAATATCTATGAAACCTTCATCGCCCGCTGGTTCGGCCATGCCGCTGCTTGA
- the truA gene encoding tRNA pseudouridine(38-40) synthase TruA, whose translation MPRFKLTVEYDGSDYVGWQRQDNGESVQGAIEKAILSLTGETVSIRGAGRTDSGVHASGQVMHADLTRPWKPYTLRNALNAHLGLAGERVAILEAEEVSEEFDARFSALRRHYLYRIISRPAPLALEARRAWWVPKPLDHEAMHAGAQRLVGHHDFTTFRSAHCQAASPVRTLDRLDVALVAGVIEIRATAQSFLHNQIRSFAGSLKLVGEGKWTPDDLQAALEARNRKACGPVAPPDGLYFLQVDY comes from the coding sequence ATGCCGCGGTTCAAGCTGACCGTCGAATATGACGGCTCGGACTATGTCGGCTGGCAGCGGCAGGACAACGGAGAGTCCGTCCAAGGGGCGATCGAAAAGGCGATCCTGTCGCTGACCGGAGAGACCGTGTCGATCCGCGGCGCCGGCCGCACCGATTCCGGTGTGCACGCCAGTGGCCAGGTCATGCATGCGGATCTCACGCGTCCGTGGAAGCCCTACACGCTGCGCAACGCGCTAAATGCCCATCTGGGGCTTGCGGGCGAGCGGGTGGCGATTCTCGAGGCCGAGGAAGTGTCCGAGGAATTCGACGCGCGCTTCTCGGCGCTGCGCCGCCACTATCTCTACCGCATTATCTCGCGGCCCGCGCCGCTGGCGCTTGAAGCCCGGCGCGCCTGGTGGGTGCCGAAGCCGCTCGACCATGAAGCCATGCATGCAGGCGCCCAGCGCCTCGTCGGCCATCATGACTTCACCACCTTCCGCTCCGCCCATTGCCAGGCGGCGAGCCCGGTGCGCACGCTCGATCGGCTGGACGTCGCGCTTGTCGCCGGCGTCATCGAGATCCGCGCAACGGCGCAGAGCTTCCTGCACAACCAGATCCGCTCCTTCGCCGGCTCGCTGAAGCTGGTGGGCGAAGGCAAGTGGACGCCGGATGATCTGCAGGCAGCGCTTGAGGCCCGCAACCGCAAGGCCTGCGGCCCCGTGGCGCCGCCCGATGGGCTTTATTTCCTTCAGGTGGACTACTGA
- a CDS encoding DNA recombination protein RmuC, which translates to MEPAPLPFAQPLFFIGTLPITLGHLTIAAGLVLAVAGLMALSRRRNPRDDERQEQMAMLLAAQTEMQGRVAAMAEVFGARQAELNQTLSQRIDGMTHRIGASISEQTKATHENLRRLQERLAVIDTAQNNIQSLAKDMAGLQAILSNKQTRGAFGQSRMEAIIADGLPMGAFEFQATLSNGVRPDCTIRMPNGQPPLVIDAKFPLEAWNAMRDAPTPERRQQIAQLFRRDMETHVRDIAGKYLIPGETQDTAFLFVPSESIFAEIHEHFEAIVQKAHRQRIVIVSPSLLLLSIQVIQAILKDARMREQAHLIQGEVARLMEDLDRLDERVRKLQGHFAMSQKDVEDILVSSSKLTRRGAKIEALELQAEGGTRDADEPRAAVDNRVGQLRLRVVDED; encoded by the coding sequence ATGGAACCCGCGCCCCTTCCCTTCGCCCAGCCGTTGTTTTTCATCGGCACCCTGCCGATTACCCTGGGCCATCTGACGATTGCCGCCGGCCTTGTGCTGGCTGTTGCCGGCCTGATGGCGCTCTCGCGCCGGCGCAATCCCCGCGACGACGAGCGGCAGGAACAGATGGCAATGCTGCTGGCAGCACAGACGGAGATGCAAGGGCGGGTCGCGGCCATGGCCGAGGTGTTCGGCGCCCGGCAGGCGGAGCTCAACCAGACACTCAGCCAGCGCATCGACGGCATGACCCATCGCATCGGCGCCTCGATCAGCGAGCAGACCAAGGCGACACACGAGAACCTGCGCCGGCTGCAGGAACGCCTCGCGGTCATCGACACGGCCCAGAACAACATCCAGTCGCTCGCCAAGGACATGGCCGGACTTCAGGCGATTCTATCGAACAAGCAGACGCGCGGCGCCTTCGGCCAGTCGCGCATGGAAGCGATTATCGCCGACGGGCTGCCGATGGGTGCCTTCGAATTCCAGGCGACGCTGTCGAACGGGGTGCGGCCCGACTGCACCATCCGCATGCCGAACGGCCAGCCGCCGCTGGTCATCGACGCCAAATTTCCGCTCGAAGCCTGGAACGCGATGCGGGATGCTCCGACCCCGGAGCGGCGCCAGCAGATCGCCCAACTCTTTCGCCGCGACATGGAAACGCACGTGCGCGACATCGCCGGCAAGTATCTGATCCCAGGTGAAACGCAGGATACCGCCTTCCTCTTCGTACCCTCGGAATCGATCTTTGCGGAGATCCACGAGCATTTCGAAGCGATCGTGCAGAAGGCGCACCGCCAGCGGATCGTCATCGTCTCGCCCTCCCTGCTGCTGTTGTCGATCCAGGTGATCCAGGCGATCCTCAAGGATGCACGCATGCGCGAGCAGGCGCACCTGATCCAGGGCGAAGTCGCGCGGCTGATGGAGGATCTCGACCGTCTCGACGAGCGCGTGCGCAAGCTGCAGGGCCATTTCGCCATGAGCCAGAAGGATGTCGAGGACATCCTCGTTTCCTCCAGCAAGCTCACCCGCCGCGGGGCCAAGATCGAGGCCCTAGAGCTGCAAGCGGAAGGCGGCACACGGGACGCGGACGAACCACGTGCCGCGGTCGACAATCGGGTCGGGCAATTGCGCCTGCGGGTGGTTGACGAGGACTGA
- a CDS encoding efflux RND transporter permease subunit: MNFSRFFVDRPVFAGVLSVLIFVAGLIGMTGLPISEYPEVVPPQIVVRAQYPGANPAVIAETVATPLEEQINGVEDMLYMQSQATADGLMTLTVTFALGTDPDQAQQLVQNRVSQAEPRLPEEVRRLGVTTVKSSPDLTMVVHLLSPNGQYDINYLRNYGVLNVKDRLARIEGVGQVQIFGGGDYSMRIWIDPQKAAERGLAAGDIANAVRGQNVQAAAGVIGASPSVPGLDLQLSVNAQGRLQTPEDFENIVVKSGAQGEVTRLGDVARVEMGASEYSLRSLLDNKPAVGMAVFQAPGSNAIQISDDVRKAMAEMKLTMPEGVDYGIVYDTTQFVRASIESVVDTLLEAIALVVLVVIIFLQTWRASIIPLVAVPVSIVGTFAVMYVFGFSINALSLFGLVLAIGIVVDDAIVVVENVERNIEQGLSPVQATYRAMQEVSGPIIAIALVLVAVFVPLAFITGLTGQFYRQFALTIAISTVISALNSLTLSPALAALLLKDHHAPKDWLTRLMDRLFGWFFRGFNRFFGASSEAYGRGVGRILTRKSLIMVVYVVLLGVTFTLFRAVPGGFVPAQDKQYLIGFAQLPDAATLDRSEDVIKRMSEIALKHPGVENAIAFPGLSINGFTNSSNSGIVFVALKPFEERKTPELSGGAIAMQLNQEFGVIQDAFIAMFPPPPVQGLGTTGGFKLQLEDKNGLGYQALDEATKAFLAKAYQAPELAGLYSSYQINVPQLYADLDRVKARQLGVAVTDVFETLQIYLGSLYVNDFNAFGRTYSVRVQADANYRSHADDIGKLKVRSQSGEMIPLSALLKVEQTVGAERAIRYNGFLSADINGGPAPGFSSGQAQEAIERIAAETLPPGIDYEWTDLTYQQILAGNSGILVFPLALLLVYLVLAAQYESLTLPIAIILIVPMGIMAALVGVWLTGGDNNVFTQIGLIVLVGLSAKNAILIVEFARELELSGSTPVKAAIEASRLRLRPILMTSMAFIMGVVPLVMSTGAGAEMRSAMGIAVFAGMIGVTAFGIFMTPVFYVLIRKLAGERPLKHAGAHIEAPHLAPGE, translated from the coding sequence ATGAACTTCTCACGCTTCTTCGTCGACCGCCCGGTCTTCGCGGGCGTATTATCGGTCCTGATCTTCGTGGCCGGCCTGATCGGCATGACCGGTCTGCCGATCTCCGAATATCCCGAAGTCGTCCCGCCGCAGATCGTCGTGCGCGCGCAGTATCCGGGCGCAAACCCGGCCGTCATCGCCGAAACGGTGGCGACACCGCTTGAAGAACAGATCAACGGCGTCGAAGACATGCTCTACATGCAGAGCCAGGCGACCGCCGATGGCCTCATGACGCTGACCGTCACCTTCGCGCTCGGCACCGATCCGGACCAGGCGCAGCAGCTCGTCCAAAACCGCGTCTCGCAGGCCGAGCCGCGGCTGCCCGAGGAGGTGCGCCGCCTCGGCGTCACCACCGTCAAGAGCTCGCCCGACCTGACCATGGTCGTGCACCTGCTTTCGCCGAACGGCCAGTACGACATCAACTATCTGCGCAACTACGGTGTGCTCAACGTCAAGGACCGGCTGGCCCGCATCGAAGGTGTCGGCCAGGTGCAGATCTTCGGCGGCGGCGACTATTCGATGCGCATCTGGATCGACCCGCAGAAGGCAGCCGAGCGCGGCCTTGCCGCAGGCGATATCGCCAACGCGGTGCGCGGCCAGAACGTCCAGGCGGCGGCAGGCGTCATCGGCGCCTCGCCTTCCGTCCCAGGTCTCGATCTGCAGCTTTCGGTCAACGCGCAGGGCCGTCTGCAGACGCCTGAGGATTTCGAGAACATCGTCGTCAAATCCGGCGCCCAGGGCGAAGTGACTCGGCTCGGCGATGTCGCCCGCGTCGAAATGGGCGCGTCCGAATACTCGCTGCGCTCCTTGCTAGACAACAAGCCGGCCGTCGGCATGGCGGTCTTCCAGGCGCCTGGATCGAACGCGATCCAGATTTCGGACGACGTCCGCAAGGCCATGGCCGAGATGAAGCTCACCATGCCTGAAGGCGTCGACTACGGCATCGTCTACGACACGACACAGTTCGTGCGCGCCTCGATCGAATCCGTGGTCGACACGCTGCTCGAGGCGATCGCGCTGGTCGTGCTCGTCGTCATCATCTTCCTGCAGACCTGGCGCGCCTCGATCATTCCGCTCGTCGCCGTTCCGGTCTCGATCGTCGGCACCTTCGCCGTCATGTATGTCTTCGGCTTCTCGATCAACGCGCTCAGCCTCTTCGGCCTCGTGCTTGCGATCGGCATCGTCGTCGACGACGCGATCGTCGTGGTGGAAAACGTCGAACGCAACATCGAGCAGGGACTGTCGCCGGTCCAGGCGACCTACCGCGCCATGCAGGAAGTCTCGGGTCCGATCATCGCGATCGCGCTGGTGCTCGTCGCGGTGTTCGTGCCGCTCGCCTTCATCACCGGCCTCACCGGCCAGTTCTATCGCCAGTTCGCGCTGACGATCGCCATCTCGACCGTGATCTCGGCGCTCAACTCGCTGACGCTCTCCCCGGCGCTGGCTGCCCTTCTCTTGAAGGACCACCACGCGCCGAAGGACTGGCTGACGCGGTTGATGGACAGGCTTTTCGGCTGGTTCTTCCGCGGCTTCAACCGCTTCTTCGGCGCAAGCTCGGAGGCCTATGGCCGCGGTGTGGGTCGCATCCTGACACGCAAGTCGCTGATCATGGTGGTCTATGTCGTGCTTCTCGGCGTCACCTTCACGCTGTTTCGCGCGGTCCCCGGCGGCTTCGTACCGGCGCAGGACAAGCAGTACCTGATCGGCTTTGCCCAGCTTCCGGACGCAGCCACGCTCGACCGCTCGGAAGACGTGATCAAGCGGATGAGCGAAATTGCGCTCAAGCACCCGGGCGTCGAAAACGCCATCGCCTTCCCGGGCCTGTCGATCAACGGCTTCACCAACTCGTCGAACTCCGGCATCGTCTTCGTCGCGCTCAAGCCCTTCGAGGAACGCAAGACGCCTGAACTGTCCGGCGGCGCGATCGCCATGCAGCTCAACCAGGAATTCGGCGTCATCCAGGATGCTTTCATCGCCATGTTCCCGCCGCCGCCCGTCCAGGGTCTCGGAACGACCGGCGGCTTCAAGCTGCAGCTCGAGGACAAGAACGGCCTCGGTTACCAGGCGCTCGACGAGGCGACCAAGGCCTTCCTCGCCAAGGCCTACCAGGCACCGGAGCTGGCCGGTCTCTATTCGAGCTACCAGATCAACGTGCCGCAGCTCTATGCCGACCTTGACCGCGTGAAGGCACGCCAGCTCGGCGTGGCCGTCACCGACGTCTTCGAGACGCTGCAGATCTACCTCGGCTCGCTCTACGTCAACGACTTCAACGCCTTCGGCCGCACATACAGCGTGCGCGTCCAGGCGGATGCGAACTACCGCAGCCATGCCGACGACATCGGCAAGCTGAAGGTGCGTTCGCAATCCGGCGAGATGATCCCGCTGTCGGCGCTTCTGAAGGTCGAGCAGACGGTCGGCGCCGAACGGGCGATCCGCTACAACGGCTTCCTGTCGGCCGACATCAACGGCGGCCCGGCACCGGGTTTCTCGTCCGGCCAGGCGCAGGAAGCCATCGAACGCATCGCCGCTGAAACCCTGCCTCCGGGCATCGACTACGAATGGACGGACCTGACCTACCAGCAGATCCTGGCTGGCAACTCCGGCATCCTGGTCTTCCCGCTGGCGCTGTTGCTCGTCTACCTCGTGCTTGCGGCCCAGTATGAGAGCCTGACGCTACCGATCGCCATCATCCTGATCGTGCCGATGGGCATCATGGCGGCACTCGTCGGTGTCTGGCTGACCGGAGGCGACAACAACGTCTTCACCCAGATCGGTCTGATCGTCTTGGTCGGGCTATCGGCGAAGAATGCCATCCTCATCGTCGAGTTCGCCCGCGAACTGGAACTGTCGGGCAGCACGCCGGTCAAGGCGGCGATCGAAGCGAGCCGGCTGCGTCTGCGCCCGATCCTGATGACCTCGATGGCCTTCATCATGGGCGTGGTGCCGCTTGTCATGTCGACCGGCGCCGGTGCGGAAATGCGCTCGGCCATGGGTATCGCGGTCTTTGCCGGCATGATCGGCGTCACCGCCTTCGGCATCTTCATGACGCCGGTGTTCTACGTGCTGATCCGCAAGCTCGCTGGCGAGCGGCCTCTGAAGCACGCGGGAGCCCATATCGAGGCGCCGCATCTCGCACCCGGAGAATAA
- a CDS encoding ribokinase produces MITVFGSINMDLIATTARLPKPGETVAGTSFSTAAGGKGANQALAARRAGATVQMAGAVGKDSFADGALELLKGAGTDLSLTKTVSEPTGTAHILVGGDGENVIVVVASANATVDEADAVKAVDGMKPSDTLMLQLEIPAASVEKALTAAKQKGVRSVINIAPLTPDAARLGRMADIVIANETEFELLAGKSGIGSTEREEAMKALHAETGQTVIVTLGAEGVVAVHEGEIQRAKGLKIEPVDTVGAGDTFCGYLAASLDAGIAFPDALRRAAVAGSLACLKSGAQPSIPLAADVASRL; encoded by the coding sequence ATGATTACTGTTTTTGGGTCCATCAACATGGATCTGATCGCCACCACCGCGCGCCTTCCGAAGCCCGGCGAAACCGTCGCCGGCACCAGCTTTTCGACCGCCGCCGGCGGCAAGGGCGCAAACCAGGCGCTGGCCGCACGACGTGCCGGCGCGACGGTGCAGATGGCAGGCGCGGTAGGAAAGGACAGCTTTGCCGACGGCGCGCTCGAACTGTTGAAGGGTGCAGGCACCGACCTGTCGTTGACCAAGACGGTCAGCGAGCCGACCGGCACCGCCCATATCCTCGTCGGCGGTGACGGCGAAAATGTCATCGTCGTCGTCGCCAGCGCCAATGCGACGGTCGATGAAGCCGATGCGGTGAAGGCCGTCGACGGCATGAAGCCCAGCGATACCTTGATGCTGCAGCTCGAAATTCCGGCCGCTTCGGTCGAGAAGGCGCTCACCGCCGCCAAACAGAAGGGCGTGCGTTCGGTCATCAACATCGCGCCGCTGACACCGGACGCAGCCCGCCTCGGCCGCATGGCCGATATCGTCATTGCCAACGAAACCGAATTCGAACTGCTGGCCGGCAAGAGCGGTATCGGGAGCACTGAGCGCGAAGAAGCGATGAAGGCGCTGCACGCGGAGACTGGCCAGACGGTCATCGTCACGCTCGGCGCCGAAGGCGTGGTGGCCGTACATGAAGGCGAGATCCAGCGCGCCAAGGGCCTGAAGATCGAGCCGGTCGATACCGTCGGCGCCGGCGACACCTTCTGCGGTTATCTCGCAGCCAGCCTCGATGCTGGCATCGCCTTCCCCGACGCTCTGCGCCGCGCAGCAGTCGCCGGCTCCCTCGCCTGCCTGAAGAGCGGCGCCCAGCCCTCGATCCCGCTCGCTGCGGACGTGGCGTCGCGTCTCTAA
- the fmt gene encoding methionyl-tRNA formyltransferase — protein MSLRIIFMGTPEFSVPTLAALAEAGHQIVAAYTQPPRPGGRRGLDLQKSPVHQAAELLGIPVLTPVNFKDEADRQTFRDFDADVAVVVAYGLLLPEAILTGTKLGCYNGHASLLPRWRGAAPIQRAIMAGDHETGMMVMKMEKGLDTGPVALTKTVQIGETMTGGELHDRLMQVGASLMREAMAKLEADDLPLTVQAEDGVVYAQKISKTETRIDFARPAREVHDHIRGLSPFPGAWFELEIAGRPERIKVLNSEPASGEAEAGTVLDDNLTIACAEGAVRLTRLQRAGGKALGAADFLRGTPVAPGTRLG, from the coding sequence TTGTCGCTTCGCATCATCTTCATGGGCACACCGGAATTTTCGGTGCCGACACTGGCGGCACTTGCCGAGGCGGGCCATCAGATCGTCGCCGCCTATACCCAGCCGCCGCGGCCGGGTGGCCGCCGCGGGCTCGATCTGCAGAAATCGCCGGTGCACCAGGCGGCCGAACTGCTGGGTATTCCGGTGCTGACGCCGGTCAACTTCAAGGACGAGGCGGACCGCCAGACCTTCCGTGATTTCGACGCCGACGTCGCCGTCGTCGTCGCCTATGGCCTGCTTCTGCCCGAGGCCATCCTCACCGGCACCAAGCTCGGCTGCTACAACGGCCACGCCTCGCTGCTGCCGCGCTGGCGCGGTGCAGCCCCCATCCAGCGCGCGATCATGGCCGGCGACCACGAGACCGGCATGATGGTGATGAAGATGGAAAAGGGGCTCGATACCGGCCCGGTCGCCCTCACCAAGACGGTTCAGATCGGCGAGACGATGACCGGGGGCGAATTGCACGATCGCCTGATGCAGGTCGGCGCCAGTCTGATGCGGGAAGCGATGGCAAAACTCGAGGCCGACGATCTGCCGCTGACGGTCCAGGCCGAGGACGGCGTCGTCTACGCCCAGAAGATCAGCAAAACGGAAACCCGCATCGATTTCGCCCGTCCCGCCCGCGAGGTCCACGACCATATCCGCGGCCTGTCGCCATTTCCGGGCGCCTGGTTCGAACTTGAGATCGCCGGCAGGCCGGAGCGCATCAAGGTTCTGAACTCGGAGCCCGCTTCCGGCGAGGCCGAGGCCGGCACGGTGCTCGACGATAATCTGACGATTGCCTGCGCCGAGGGCGCCGTTCGGCTCACCCGCCTGCAGCGCGCCGGCGGCAAGGCGTTGGGTGCGGCCGACTTCCTGCGCGGAACGCCGGTTGCGCCCGGCACGAGGCTCGGCTGA
- a CDS encoding efflux RND transporter periplasmic adaptor subunit yields the protein MTSTVTRRALWGAGLSILLSVGGGAAVMFGLPQHFEADAATDASAAPPPAVPVSVARAQSKRITTWEEFSGRLEAIERVEVRPRVGGAILKAHFREGALVKQGDLLVTIDPEPYAAAVERAKAQVEAAEARVSLAKIELERGRKLVTTSAVPQSSVDQRASAYDEAQAEVRSAKAALRTAELDLQYTEVRAPISGRVGRLDVTAGNLVAAGSASPVLTTLVSVDPIYASFNASEEVVTTALARLAASAGGNAIERLPVQVGTAADEGTPILGHIQLINNEVDAATGTIRVRAALENADGRLIPGQFVRIRIGEPDPEEKLVISDRAIGSDQDKKFVFVVGTDNKVEYRQVKLGPNSDGLRIVESGLKSGENIVVNGLQRVRPGVVVAPQQVEETTASIAK from the coding sequence ATGACATCGACAGTGACCCGCCGGGCCCTCTGGGGCGCCGGCCTGAGTATCCTTTTGTCTGTCGGCGGCGGCGCCGCCGTCATGTTCGGCCTGCCGCAGCATTTCGAGGCCGATGCCGCGACCGATGCGTCCGCCGCTCCTCCGCCGGCCGTGCCGGTCTCGGTGGCGCGGGCGCAGTCCAAGCGCATCACCACCTGGGAGGAATTCTCCGGACGCCTTGAAGCGATCGAGCGTGTCGAGGTGCGCCCGCGCGTCGGCGGCGCCATCCTGAAAGCCCACTTCCGCGAAGGTGCGCTGGTCAAGCAAGGTGACCTCCTGGTGACGATCGATCCCGAGCCCTATGCCGCAGCCGTCGAGCGGGCAAAGGCCCAGGTCGAGGCTGCCGAAGCGCGTGTTTCGCTCGCCAAGATCGAGCTCGAGCGCGGCCGCAAGCTGGTGACCACCAGCGCCGTGCCGCAGAGCAGCGTCGACCAGCGCGCCAGCGCCTATGACGAAGCTCAGGCGGAGGTGCGCTCGGCCAAGGCGGCGCTGCGCACGGCCGAACTCGATCTGCAATACACCGAGGTCCGTGCGCCGATCTCCGGCCGCGTCGGCCGGCTCGACGTCACCGCCGGCAACCTCGTTGCTGCCGGTTCCGCCTCGCCTGTGCTGACAACGCTCGTCTCGGTCGATCCAATCTATGCGAGCTTCAACGCCAGCGAAGAAGTGGTCACCACCGCTCTCGCCCGGCTCGCAGCATCGGCCGGCGGCAACGCGATCGAGCGCCTGCCGGTCCAGGTCGGCACCGCCGCCGACGAGGGCACGCCGATCTTGGGCCATATCCAGCTCATCAACAACGAGGTGGATGCGGCAACCGGCACGATCCGGGTACGCGCGGCGCTTGAAAACGCCGACGGCAGGCTGATCCCCGGACAGTTCGTCCGCATCCGCATCGGCGAGCCGGACCCCGAGGAAAAGCTTGTGATCAGCGACCGCGCCATCGGCTCCGACCAGGACAAGAAATTCGTCTTCGTCGTCGGCACCGACAACAAGGTCGAGTATCGCCAGGTGAAGCTGGGGCCGAATTCCGACGGTCTGCGCATCGTCGAAAGCGGCCTGAAGTCCGGCGAGAACATCGTCGTCAACGGCCTGCAGCGGGTTCGCCCCGGCGTCGTCGTGGCGCCGCAGCAGGTCGAGGAAACGACCGCCTCTATCGCCAAGTAA